The following coding sequences are from one bacterium SCSIO 12741 window:
- a CDS encoding DUF4476 domain-containing protein, which translates to MNKTFLILFLSCLYLGSMAQVELVVQHPDKDKFYLFVDGLRENEDPRSRVKVKKLQDGPHHIKVIFEKPQGSTPQLKVNLEAGYAYEFEIKRYANGTRKWLALNEISKKELPPKVVKKTLSDTLPVQELKVASDKSDSLFNAHLPIPKISEPSDSANRVNIMQDSVALPPGKMEFQCQNPVRPLTFDTILEELQSAPKDEMRLERALSYSEKHCLSAIQIMEILQLFDQESLKIDYATHAYRFCFDPMNYQFVEDSFKYEASARELHNRIYSEQEKSKR; encoded by the coding sequence GTGAACAAAACCTTTCTGATCCTTTTCTTAAGCTGCCTTTACCTCGGCTCTATGGCCCAGGTCGAATTGGTGGTTCAGCATCCAGATAAGGACAAGTTTTACCTCTTCGTTGACGGATTGCGGGAAAACGAAGATCCACGTTCAAGGGTAAAGGTGAAAAAACTTCAGGATGGCCCTCACCACATCAAGGTTATTTTTGAAAAACCTCAAGGCAGTACACCACAACTAAAAGTAAACCTGGAAGCGGGTTATGCCTATGAATTTGAAATCAAGAGGTATGCGAATGGAACGCGAAAGTGGTTGGCCTTAAACGAAATATCCAAGAAAGAACTACCACCTAAAGTGGTTAAAAAGACTCTTTCTGATACACTTCCGGTTCAAGAATTGAAAGTTGCCTCCGACAAATCTGATTCCTTATTTAATGCCCACCTTCCTATTCCCAAGATTTCGGAACCGTCAGATTCTGCTAATCGGGTAAACATTATGCAGGATTCAGTGGCTCTACCTCCTGGCAAAATGGAGTTTCAATGTCAAAATCCGGTGCGTCCACTCACCTTCGACACCATACTTGAAGAGCTTCAATCGGCCCCAAAGGATGAAATGAGATTGGAAAGAGCTCTCTCCTATTCAGAAAAGCATTGCCTGAGTGCCATCCAGATCATGGAAATACTACAGCTATTTGATCAGGAGAGCCTTAAGATTGATTACGCCACCCACGCCTACCGCTTTTGCTTCGACCCTATGAACTATCAGTTTGTTGAGGATTCTTTTAAATACGAAGCTTCAGCTCGGGAATTGCACAATCGGATCTATAGCGAGCAAGAAAAGAGTAAAAGGTAG
- a CDS encoding PKD domain-containing protein, with the protein MGKRSKLIGVVLALFLGVLQAHSQVILFQDSFEVAGSGKWSLNATHTIHGRPCVPSGENHWVVNNDYAGVTVPVPIRNTAAQPAAIVQNPNSNYLHIVSGTAAGAGVNNANYSYLAPGPNEQYMAHMASDYVTTGLTNVTFSFWWLNWANQDTSGQVFYSIDGGNTWIKTPNVYVADTNWKLATISLPAFENQAQLRFAFVFINPDAGSAPGFAVDDVMLTGSTSGTPVANFSSNKQTVCLSQPCVNFTDLSTGGPNRWKWDFGTGLAQDTSNAQNPTFCFTALGQYTISLNVWNGNGIGTPEVKTNYIEVVDCNQPPKANFKMNGLLSNTITICAGDSVIFQDTSSGQVSSYYWSFPGAEDDSGFCRIANDTNPNVVIHYPCAGSFGRDTTYTVTLSASGTGGADFITKTVHVQACIPAVARIVGATEQDKSCEGRCLTFIYDKSVEDEFYIRSKPTLTWYFWGIDTNALDSGYTYSPNGPTNHPTKKDTVFTGDTNRVCYADSGTFQVVLVAENLHGKDSTVYPYKVSIYPNPTVEAIVEDENLLRGYSTSVSTFERYSGKYCRDLTEFDIFNGDSCCCFNYYWYYLDSVTGNIRYDNIRSPNSRTTPVRPEVNTLYYVLKENYNGCRALDSIPISINLRYYAGAPDIFTPGTGASQNNKFYIFGNQITKIDARVYNRYGQVVFETKVVDEIVWESDINPVGAGWDGTYRNQREKELDPGVYTYFVKVWHENGEYKELKGNVTLVR; encoded by the coding sequence ATGGGAAAACGATCAAAATTAATAGGGGTGGTTCTGGCTTTGTTTTTAGGCGTATTACAGGCTCACTCCCAGGTGATTTTGTTTCAGGATAGTTTTGAGGTGGCCGGTTCAGGAAAATGGAGCCTTAATGCTACTCACACCATTCACGGAAGGCCATGTGTGCCAAGTGGAGAAAATCATTGGGTAGTAAATAACGACTATGCCGGAGTCACCGTACCCGTTCCGATTCGAAATACTGCGGCTCAGCCCGCAGCAATTGTACAAAACCCAAATAGTAATTACCTGCATATTGTTTCTGGTACTGCTGCTGGTGCTGGAGTAAACAATGCTAATTATTCTTATTTGGCTCCCGGGCCTAATGAGCAGTATATGGCTCACATGGCTTCTGATTATGTTACCACTGGATTAACCAACGTTACCTTTTCCTTTTGGTGGCTCAATTGGGCCAATCAGGATACCTCTGGTCAGGTATTCTACAGTATTGATGGAGGGAACACTTGGATAAAAACGCCCAATGTTTATGTGGCAGATACCAATTGGAAATTAGCAACGATTTCGCTTCCGGCTTTTGAGAATCAAGCACAGCTTCGTTTTGCCTTTGTTTTTATCAATCCTGATGCGGGGAGCGCCCCAGGATTTGCCGTCGATGATGTGATGCTCACGGGAAGTACCTCGGGTACACCAGTCGCAAATTTTTCATCCAATAAACAAACGGTCTGTTTATCGCAGCCCTGCGTAAACTTTACGGATCTATCCACCGGAGGACCGAATAGGTGGAAATGGGATTTTGGGACAGGATTAGCCCAGGATACGAGTAATGCACAAAATCCCACCTTTTGTTTTACAGCACTTGGGCAATACACCATTAGTTTAAATGTGTGGAATGGAAATGGGATAGGAACTCCAGAAGTCAAGACAAACTATATTGAAGTAGTCGATTGTAATCAACCTCCGAAGGCAAACTTTAAAATGAATGGTTTGCTCAGCAACACCATTACGATATGTGCAGGAGATTCGGTCATATTTCAAGATACCAGTAGTGGACAGGTTAGTTCTTATTATTGGTCCTTCCCAGGAGCTGAAGATGATTCTGGATTTTGCCGAATTGCCAATGATACCAATCCCAATGTAGTTATTCATTACCCATGTGCGGGTAGTTTTGGTCGCGATACTACTTATACGGTAACGCTAAGTGCCTCCGGAACTGGAGGAGCTGATTTTATCACTAAAACGGTTCATGTACAGGCCTGTATTCCTGCAGTGGCGAGGATCGTTGGCGCCACGGAGCAGGATAAATCGTGTGAAGGCAGATGCTTGACCTTTATTTACGATAAGTCTGTTGAAGATGAGTTCTACATTCGAAGTAAACCCACGTTGACCTGGTATTTTTGGGGAATAGATACGAATGCCCTCGATTCGGGGTACACGTATTCGCCCAATGGACCGACGAATCATCCGACGAAAAAAGATACGGTCTTCACCGGTGATACTAACCGGGTGTGTTATGCTGATTCAGGTACCTTTCAGGTAGTATTGGTTGCTGAAAACCTTCATGGTAAAGATTCTACAGTATATCCCTACAAGGTTTCCATTTATCCGAATCCAACTGTTGAAGCGATTGTAGAAGATGAAAACCTTCTTCGGGGATACAGCACTTCAGTTTCCACGTTTGAGCGTTATTCGGGTAAGTATTGCCGCGATTTAACTGAATTCGACATTTTCAATGGAGATAGCTGTTGTTGCTTCAACTACTATTGGTACTACCTCGATAGTGTTACGGGTAATATCCGATACGACAACATCAGGAGTCCTAATTCTCGAACTACTCCAGTAAGACCAGAGGTGAACACCTTGTATTATGTCTTAAAAGAGAACTACAACGGTTGTAGAGCCTTGGATTCTATTCCTATTTCGATCAATTTGAGATACTATGCGGGTGCTCCAGATATCTTTACACCTGGAACCGGGGCTTCTCAAAACAATAAGTTTTACATTTTTGGCAATCAGATTACCAAGATCGATGCTCGGGTCTATAATCGGTATGGTCAAGTGGTGTTTGAAACCAAGGTGGTTGATGAAATAGTCTGGGAATCAGACATTAATCCTGTAGGTGCCGGATGGGATGGTACTTACCGAAATCAAAGAGAAAAAGAGTTGGATCCCGGGGTTTATACTTACTTTGTCAAAGTTTGGCACGAGAACGGGGAGTATAAAGAGTTGAAAGGAAACGTTACCCTGGTACGCTAG
- a CDS encoding endonuclease/exonuclease/phosphatase family protein — translation MSKSNKLRVGTFNLYNLALPEVNYYPGRSYSEKEYYRKLNWIRHQMTKMRPDIMGMQEIFHDQCIEDLIAKKNYHFASGYTPPEKKGELSPFVGLLSKYPILEKEVYTEFKSQLDVDDQLIPFKRFSRPILRCRLEIKKDLEVDVFVSHLKSKRPIFPEHMEEQQVKDPIELARGHARALLKRSVEAVALREILAGFIQHTDHPVIVLGDLNDSDRSTTTTIIQGDPPWANERDLEKKKRIWDVLLYNVKNVQARRSYKDHYYTHIHNGHHEALDHILVSQEFHYHNQDGIGSIEYVRVFNDHLIDKTLTDEKVPRWKSDHAQVLATLELK, via the coding sequence ATGAGCAAATCGAATAAACTTCGGGTTGGCACTTTCAACCTTTATAACCTTGCCTTGCCCGAAGTAAACTATTACCCCGGAAGATCCTATTCGGAAAAGGAATACTACCGGAAGCTAAACTGGATCCGCCATCAAATGACCAAAATGAGGCCGGATATCATGGGCATGCAGGAGATTTTTCACGACCAATGCATTGAAGATTTAATCGCCAAAAAGAATTACCACTTCGCTTCCGGATACACACCTCCCGAGAAAAAAGGTGAACTCTCCCCTTTTGTGGGCCTGCTATCTAAGTACCCCATCCTTGAAAAGGAGGTTTATACGGAGTTTAAGAGCCAATTGGATGTGGATGATCAGCTTATTCCCTTTAAGCGATTCTCCCGCCCTATTTTGCGCTGTCGATTAGAAATAAAGAAAGATCTGGAAGTAGATGTCTTTGTGAGTCACCTTAAATCGAAGCGTCCTATTTTTCCAGAACACATGGAAGAACAGCAGGTAAAGGACCCTATTGAGTTGGCTCGAGGCCATGCCCGAGCCTTGCTAAAACGATCGGTGGAAGCAGTGGCACTTCGAGAAATTCTCGCTGGATTTATTCAGCATACAGATCATCCGGTAATAGTTTTGGGCGACCTCAACGATTCGGATCGATCCACTACCACCACTATAATTCAGGGAGATCCACCCTGGGCCAATGAAAGGGATTTGGAAAAGAAGAAAAGGATTTGGGACGTACTCCTCTATAACGTTAAAAACGTACAGGCTCGCAGAAGCTACAAAGACCATTACTATACCCACATTCACAACGGTCACCACGAGGCCTTGGATCACATTTTGGTGAGCCAGGAATTCCATTACCACAATCAGGATGGCATTGGAAGCATTGAGTACGTTCGGGTGTTTAATGATCACCTCATTGACAAAACTCTAACTGACGAAAAAGTTCCACGCTGGAAATCGGATCATGCTCAAGTATTAGCGACGTTGGAACTAAAGTGA
- a CDS encoding PorP/SprF family type IX secretion system membrane protein produces MIKSLIRLITLTVGLGIGSIAVAQEEVHFSQFSDATVMFNPATSGVFYGSLRFNGHYRTQWGQTGGNPYTTMGASLDMPILSDVTGQDFFALGAYAFKDDAGVSQSSNFSGGLNLAFGKSFDPDENHFWSVGLKGTFNQKSMNYNGLNWGSQWNQIGFDQTIPGEYAGEASKTYFGMGAGFHHFYSNHSNIRTMFGVAINNLNRPKVQYLNTEYQLSSSIFINGEIELHSHSDNFAFIPRGAMMFQGNERYYIIGTSVDFVLKEAGKITGNVQEVTLEFGGFYRWGDAVILETQFNWAGLGVGFSYDLTLSSLSQAVRYQGAMEVLLHYKLGYKKGIQTNHSNDRFDRIH; encoded by the coding sequence ATGATAAAATCGCTAATCAGATTAATTACACTTACTGTTGGCTTAGGTATCGGGAGTATCGCAGTTGCACAGGAGGAAGTTCACTTTTCGCAGTTTTCGGATGCTACGGTTATGTTCAATCCGGCTACTTCGGGTGTATTTTATGGAAGCCTTCGCTTCAATGGTCACTACCGAACCCAATGGGGACAAACCGGTGGAAATCCGTATACAACGATGGGAGCATCTTTGGATATGCCCATTTTGTCTGATGTAACAGGCCAAGATTTTTTCGCCCTTGGTGCTTATGCCTTTAAAGATGATGCTGGTGTTTCGCAGTCTTCGAATTTTTCCGGAGGATTGAACCTGGCTTTTGGTAAGTCCTTTGATCCGGATGAAAATCATTTCTGGTCAGTAGGATTGAAAGGAACCTTCAATCAGAAATCCATGAACTACAATGGTCTCAATTGGGGTTCTCAGTGGAATCAGATTGGTTTCGACCAAACCATTCCTGGAGAATATGCTGGTGAAGCCTCCAAAACCTATTTTGGAATGGGAGCTGGATTTCATCATTTCTATTCCAATCACTCCAATATCCGCACCATGTTTGGTGTTGCTATCAACAACCTGAATCGTCCTAAAGTTCAATACCTGAATACCGAATATCAATTGTCTTCCAGCATTTTTATCAATGGTGAAATTGAATTGCACTCTCACTCCGATAATTTTGCATTCATTCCTCGTGGAGCTATGATGTTCCAGGGCAATGAGCGTTACTACATCATCGGTACCAGTGTTGACTTTGTACTGAAAGAAGCCGGTAAAATCACCGGTAATGTGCAGGAAGTTACGCTTGAGTTCGGTGGGTTTTACCGCTGGGGCGATGCTGTAATTCTGGAGACTCAGTTCAACTGGGCCGGTCTTGGTGTTGGATTTAGTTATGATCTTACCCTAAGCTCCCTTTCTCAAGCCGTACGCTACCAAGGTGCGATGGAAGTACTCTTGCACTACAAATTGGGTTACAAGAAAGGTATCCAGACGAATCACTCGAACGATCGATTCGACAGAATTCATTAA
- a CDS encoding 4Fe-4S dicluster domain-containing protein: MAIMITDDCINCGACEPECPNNAIYEGGVEWRFADGTSLSGDINTPGGNGYNADDEQEAVSMDFFYIVTDKCTECVGFHDEPQCAAVCPVDCCVDDPDHRESEDQLTAKKDFMHL; the protein is encoded by the coding sequence ATGGCGATAATGATCACCGACGATTGCATCAATTGCGGAGCATGTGAACCCGAATGTCCAAACAACGCTATCTATGAAGGCGGCGTAGAATGGCGATTTGCGGATGGCACCTCTCTTTCTGGCGACATTAACACTCCAGGAGGAAATGGATATAATGCAGACGATGAACAAGAAGCGGTGTCGATGGATTTCTTTTACATCGTTACGGACAAGTGTACCGAATGTGTAGGTTTTCACGATGAACCTCAGTGCGCTGCTGTATGTCCTGTTGACTGTTGTGTAGATGATCCTGATCACCGGGAGTCAGAAGATCAGCTGACTGCCAAGAAGGATTTTATGCATCTTTAG
- a CDS encoding tetratricopeptide repeat protein: MVRRSPLIYAVYVFLGFWFLKGTVLLGQEPKEIGFLEEAFNSKISKAEYFRNHRQEHEAIKIYYEMLNDPALKKDFADKEYIVHERLAYTLKSLSIVDEAIKQGRLAIKTSMGSEELKRRNKIPPFAFLGAVYSTEGQFDSALVYFKMAIPAAQQIHNTRLVSGALNNVGICFERMELYDSALTYYDHALDLYHDSLNDIDLLFSIQDNRATAFLQIHNYDEALAICEDILRRLEYSEMPEWRNLDRYLQTELLRAKILNESQRYAEAKPILLKLDGALEEFNGGRSEEFTRSLMDSWKDYYYGTGKMAQAFIWAERVRVWDETIASMKEQKLNDARKTLAEFEHNRILKEQQIAAQLKDEQLALSRERSQKKNLLIVLLVVLGCSGGIIGYLFYRRREQFQRKQAELVAVQNQLLESKLREEELEKQYAIDQLRFKQRDLSDMAMSIGRQRKWARKLVEINKSLKTLTVEEIVVNIKQLIEEMESELVLDEKQNLLQEKVEEVGNEFVQQIKDNYPGLSSTELELCTLIRLRLSNKEIARIRNISSESARKARFRLKKKLGLSPEDDLEEILSNL, translated from the coding sequence ATGGTGCGAAGGAGTCCGCTTATTTATGCGGTATATGTATTTCTTGGATTTTGGTTCTTAAAAGGAACGGTATTGCTTGGACAAGAACCGAAAGAAATTGGTTTTTTGGAGGAGGCTTTTAATTCCAAAATATCGAAGGCCGAGTATTTCAGGAATCACCGTCAGGAACACGAGGCTATCAAGATCTATTATGAAATGCTCAACGATCCAGCCTTGAAAAAGGACTTTGCGGATAAGGAATACATTGTTCACGAGCGTTTGGCTTACACATTGAAGTCACTGAGCATTGTTGATGAAGCTATCAAGCAAGGTCGATTGGCGATCAAAACCAGTATGGGAAGTGAGGAGCTGAAGAGGAGAAACAAAATTCCTCCCTTCGCTTTCTTGGGGGCCGTCTATTCTACGGAAGGTCAGTTCGATTCGGCCCTCGTCTATTTTAAAATGGCCATTCCAGCTGCCCAACAAATTCATAATACTCGCTTGGTTTCAGGAGCGCTCAACAACGTCGGGATCTGTTTTGAACGCATGGAACTTTATGATTCTGCCCTTACCTATTATGATCATGCCCTTGATCTCTACCATGATTCCCTGAATGACATCGATTTGCTCTTCAGTATTCAGGATAACCGAGCTACGGCTTTTTTGCAAATTCACAATTACGACGAAGCTTTAGCTATATGCGAGGATATTTTGAGGAGGCTGGAATATTCAGAAATGCCTGAATGGAGAAACCTTGATCGTTACTTGCAAACCGAGTTACTACGTGCAAAAATTTTGAATGAGAGCCAGCGGTATGCCGAAGCAAAACCGATTCTCTTGAAATTGGATGGGGCATTGGAAGAGTTTAATGGTGGACGATCGGAGGAGTTTACCCGAAGCCTGATGGACTCCTGGAAGGATTATTACTACGGTACAGGAAAAATGGCTCAAGCTTTTATTTGGGCGGAGCGAGTACGGGTATGGGACGAAACCATAGCCTCCATGAAGGAGCAAAAATTAAATGATGCCCGAAAAACCTTAGCTGAGTTTGAACACAACCGTATTTTGAAGGAACAACAAATTGCGGCTCAGCTAAAGGATGAACAGTTGGCGCTTTCTCGAGAAAGATCGCAGAAGAAGAACCTGCTCATTGTGCTGCTGGTGGTTTTAGGTTGTTCTGGTGGAATCATTGGATACCTGTTTTACCGTCGACGGGAACAGTTTCAGCGTAAACAGGCGGAATTGGTTGCCGTTCAAAACCAACTCTTGGAATCCAAGTTACGCGAGGAGGAACTCGAAAAACAATATGCCATCGATCAATTGCGCTTTAAACAGCGCGATCTTTCGGATATGGCCATGAGTATAGGTAGGCAACGAAAATGGGCTCGAAAGCTGGTGGAGATTAACAAATCACTGAAGACCCTTACGGTGGAAGAGATAGTAGTTAACATCAAGCAGCTCATTGAGGAAATGGAGAGCGAATTGGTGTTGGATGAAAAGCAAAATCTGTTGCAGGAAAAGGTGGAGGAAGTAGGTAACGAATTCGTCCAGCAAATCAAAGACAACTATCCAGGACTAAGTAGCACGGAATTGGAATTGTGCACCTTAATACGCCTGCGGCTATCGAATAAGGAAATTGCTCGTATTCGTAACATCAGTTCCGAATCGGCCAGAAAGGCCAGATTTCGATTGAAGAAAAAATTGGGATTGTCTCCTGAGGATGATCTGGAAGAAATTCTGAGTAACCTATAA
- a CDS encoding D-2-hydroxyacid dehydrogenase, translating into MKILANDGIAPSGIVLLEQAGHTVVTEKVEQDALVDAINNESYDVVLVRSATKIRQNIIDSCPGLKMIGRGGVGMDNIDVDYARSKGLKVFNTPSASSQSVAELVIAHLFSLVRMTFDSNRQMPEKGGAEFKTLKKKYGKGVELRGKTLGIVGFGRIGQNVARYALGLGMKVVAHDPFMDVTRIDVDVADQTVAVEIANSSMEEVIRQSDFVTLHVPKQQGGKAVIGSDELNSMKDGVYLINAARGGVIDEDALITALDSGKVASAALDVFENEPTPSEALMAHPKIALTPHVGAATLEAQSRIGEELANFIISNS; encoded by the coding sequence ATGAAAATACTCGCAAATGACGGTATAGCGCCATCTGGAATTGTTCTTCTGGAACAAGCAGGCCATACCGTGGTTACTGAAAAAGTAGAACAAGATGCTTTGGTTGACGCCATTAACAACGAATCGTATGACGTTGTACTTGTTCGTTCAGCAACTAAAATTCGCCAAAACATTATCGATTCTTGCCCTGGTCTCAAAATGATCGGTCGCGGTGGCGTTGGTATGGACAATATTGATGTGGATTATGCCCGTTCAAAGGGGCTTAAGGTATTCAATACCCCATCTGCCTCCTCTCAGTCTGTAGCGGAATTGGTAATTGCCCACTTGTTCAGTTTGGTGAGAATGACCTTTGACTCCAACCGTCAAATGCCTGAAAAAGGCGGAGCTGAATTCAAAACTCTGAAGAAGAAATACGGAAAGGGCGTTGAACTTCGCGGCAAAACTCTAGGTATTGTTGGATTTGGTCGTATTGGACAAAATGTAGCTCGCTACGCTTTAGGTCTTGGAATGAAAGTGGTTGCCCACGATCCATTTATGGATGTAACTCGTATTGATGTTGACGTAGCTGATCAAACGGTTGCCGTTGAGATCGCCAATTCCTCTATGGAAGAAGTCATTCGTCAATCTGACTTCGTTACCCTTCATGTACCTAAGCAGCAAGGCGGAAAAGCCGTTATAGGAAGCGATGAGTTAAACAGCATGAAAGATGGCGTTTACCTGATCAATGCGGCCCGCGGTGGTGTGATCGATGAAGATGCTTTGATCACAGCCCTGGACAGCGGAAAAGTGGCTTCTGCAGCGCTTGACGTGTTTGAAAACGAACCTACTCCAAGTGAAGCCTTGATGGCTCACCCGAAAATTGCCCTTACGCCTCACGTTGGAGCAGCCACTTTGGAAGCTCAATCCAGAATTGGTGAGGAATTGGCAAATTTTATCATTAGCAACAGTTAA
- the dnaA gene encoding chromosomal replication initiator protein DnaA, which translates to MSIKHQDEVWNNCLSVIKDNVNLQSYKTWFEPIKPLRLKDNVLTIQVPSQFFYEWLEEHYITLLKKTIKKELGAEGKLEYSIIMDNSFNSSKPYSIRIPTSNRKETKNPAVAMPLNLGGNNTIKNPFVIPGLKKVVVDSQLNPNYSFDTFVEGDSNRLARSAGFAVSNKPGGTAFNPLLIYGGVGLGKTHLAHAIGIEIKKNHPNKTVLFVSSERFTQQFIESVRNNTQNDFVHFYQMIDVLIIDDVQFFSGKERTQDVFFHIFNHLHQNGKQLVLTSDKPPVEMQGMEQRLLSRFKWGLSADLQVPSIETRIAILEMKMYQEGIDLPKDVVEYLAYSITTNIRELEGALISLIAQSSLNKKSITLELAKKMIDKFVKNTAREVSIDYIQKVVCDYFDLNIELLKSKTRKREVVQARQIAMYFSKKMTKSSLANIGAHCGGKDHATVLHACKTVNNLMETDKTFRGYIDELEKKIALQ; encoded by the coding sequence ATGAGTATTAAACATCAAGATGAGGTCTGGAATAATTGTCTTTCGGTGATCAAAGACAATGTGAATCTACAAAGTTACAAGACCTGGTTCGAGCCCATCAAACCACTCCGACTAAAAGATAATGTATTAACGATTCAAGTGCCTAGTCAGTTCTTCTATGAGTGGCTTGAAGAGCATTACATTACCTTATTGAAAAAAACCATCAAAAAAGAATTAGGGGCCGAAGGAAAACTCGAATATTCGATCATCATGGATAATAGCTTCAATTCGTCGAAGCCATATTCCATTCGGATTCCAACTAGCAATCGGAAGGAGACGAAAAACCCTGCAGTGGCCATGCCATTGAATTTGGGTGGAAACAACACCATTAAAAACCCATTTGTTATTCCTGGGTTGAAAAAGGTGGTAGTCGACTCTCAATTGAATCCAAACTACTCCTTTGACACGTTTGTGGAAGGAGATTCTAACCGGCTTGCACGCTCTGCAGGATTTGCAGTGTCTAACAAGCCCGGAGGAACTGCCTTTAACCCTCTACTGATTTACGGTGGAGTGGGATTAGGAAAAACTCACCTGGCTCACGCTATTGGGATTGAGATTAAGAAAAATCACCCCAATAAGACAGTCTTGTTTGTATCCTCTGAAAGGTTTACCCAACAGTTTATCGAATCGGTACGGAACAATACACAAAACGACTTTGTGCATTTTTACCAGATGATCGATGTGTTGATTATTGACGATGTGCAATTTTTCTCGGGTAAGGAGAGAACCCAGGATGTATTCTTCCACATTTTCAATCATCTGCACCAAAATGGTAAACAGCTCGTATTGACGTCAGACAAACCACCTGTAGAAATGCAGGGCATGGAACAACGTCTGCTCTCCCGATTTAAATGGGGTCTATCTGCAGACCTTCAGGTACCATCTATTGAAACGAGAATTGCAATTCTCGAAATGAAAATGTACCAAGAAGGCATTGATCTACCCAAGGATGTTGTGGAGTATTTAGCATACAGCATTACCACAAACATTAGAGAACTGGAAGGTGCTTTGATCTCCTTGATCGCTCAATCCTCGCTCAACAAAAAATCCATTACCCTGGAGTTGGCGAAGAAAATGATCGACAAGTTTGTGAAAAACACAGCACGTGAAGTTTCGATTGACTACATTCAAAAAGTTGTGTGCGACTACTTTGATTTGAATATCGAACTGTTGAAATCGAAGACGCGCAAACGGGAAGTGGTTCAGGCCCGTCAAATCGCCATGTACTTCTCCAAGAAAATGACCAAGTCTTCCTTGGCCAATATTGGAGCCCATTGCGGTGGAAAAGACCACGCTACTGTATTGCACGCTTGCAAGACGGTAAACAACCTGATGGAAACGGATAAAACCTTTCGCGGGTACATTGATGAATTGGAAAAGAAAATTGCCTTGCAATAG
- the serC gene encoding 3-phosphoserine/phosphohydroxythreonine transaminase, producing the protein MSKVHNFSAGPCILPQDVFQEASKAILNFDELNLSLIEISHRSKNFVAVMEEAQSLVKEVLGVPEGYSVLFLQGGASLGFLIAAYNMMKEGGKAAYLDTGAWAAKAVKEAAFLGEVDVIGSSKDRNYCYIPKGYTIPSDADYFHYTSNNTIFGTQVKSVPQSDVPLVCDMSSDIFSRKINVADYDLIYAGAQKNLGPAGATLYIVKNEVFGRNGRSIPTYLNLETHAKKDSMFNTPPVFPVYVSMLTLRWLKANGGLDWIEARNNRKADLIYGEIDRNPLFKGTAELEDRSPMNATFVLNDESLTDSFNTLWNGAGISGIKGHRSVGGYRASMYNAMDEASVQTLVDCMKELERTAG; encoded by the coding sequence ATGAGCAAAGTCCACAATTTTAGCGCAGGCCCGTGCATCCTTCCACAGGATGTTTTTCAAGAAGCCTCAAAAGCCATTCTCAATTTTGATGAATTAAACCTTTCACTAATCGAAATTTCGCACCGTAGCAAAAACTTTGTAGCGGTTATGGAAGAGGCTCAGTCTCTGGTAAAAGAAGTGTTAGGTGTACCAGAAGGTTACAGCGTTCTATTCTTACAAGGAGGAGCCAGTTTAGGTTTCCTGATCGCAGCCTACAACATGATGAAAGAAGGTGGCAAGGCTGCCTACCTGGACACTGGTGCCTGGGCCGCAAAAGCCGTTAAGGAAGCTGCATTTTTGGGTGAAGTAGACGTTATCGGATCCAGCAAGGATCGTAACTACTGCTACATTCCAAAAGGATACACCATTCCAAGTGATGCGGACTATTTCCATTACACATCAAACAACACCATTTTCGGTACCCAGGTAAAATCGGTACCTCAATCTGATGTGCCTTTGGTTTGCGATATGTCATCTGATATTTTCTCCCGCAAGATCAACGTAGCTGACTACGACTTGATTTATGCCGGTGCGCAAAAGAACTTAGGTCCTGCCGGAGCTACATTATACATTGTAAAAAATGAAGTATTTGGCAGAAACGGACGTAGTATTCCTACCTACCTGAATTTGGAAACTCATGCCAAAAAAGATTCCATGTTCAACACACCGCCTGTATTCCCAGTATACGTATCCATGCTTACGCTAAGATGGCTAAAGGCCAACGGCGGATTGGACTGGATCGAGGCTCGCAACAACCGCAAAGCTGATTTAATTTACGGCGAAATTGACCGTAACCCCTTATTTAAAGGAACAGCTGAATTAGAAGATCGCTCTCCGATGAACGCTACCTTCGTATTGAACGACGAAAGCCTGACCGATTCCTTTAATACACTGTGGAATGGTGCCGGAATCAGCGGAATCAAAGGACACCGATCTGTAGGTGGATACCGTGCATCCATGTACAATGCGATGGACGAAGCCAGTGTGCAGACCTTGGTTGACTGCATGAAAGAATTGGAAAGAACAGCTGGTTAA